Within the Aspergillus luchuensis IFO 4308 DNA, chromosome 5, nearly complete sequence genome, the region CCAAATAATCTTTGGGATGGCGGTGACTGGATCTACGACATCATTCCTGAAGGTGGGAACATGGGCACAGGGCGCAATGCATTCAACGTGTCTGCGGCGGTGCGCAACCGATCCACTCAACTGGTAATGGAAGCTTATGTGAACGGCTACGCATACAGCGCAGACGGAATCACGTCCATACTCGAAATGATCGTACTCGCCATCTATATCGCCGTGGCCATTGCCCACGTCTGCTATTCTATCTACAGCGGGCTGTCCTCGAGCAGTTGGGGCTCTGCGCCAGAGATCGCAGCGCTTGCTTGGAACTCTGCTCCGACAGAAAAGATGGCTCATACGGGAGCCGGTATCTCGACGATTGATGTATACAAGCACAATATACGAGTGATGCAACGCGACAACAAATTGGAAATTGTGACTCGGGATCATGATGGGAGATTCGAGAAGGGAGGGCCGCTATCTCAGGAGGAAGCAGGTTCGGAGATCTCTATACCAGACATACAGTGAAGACCACATCATTCAGGAACAGCACTTTGTCAAATGTGATGCCTTGCTGCGACAAGTCTTCCAGTGGTTGCAAGGTCAGATTGCGTAGCCGTGCAAGATAAGGAATGCGTCTGAGTTCCTTCTTTTGGCGAGGTGTATCGATCCAGCCTTCTCGAGGACGAGCGGATAGCTCATCCTGATGTGTCGTGTCTGATAGGGTGATGTTGCGCCGCACGCCAAGTTGGTCCAACCCAGCGTCAAGGTCGCGGAGAGCCCCCTTGGAATCATCCCAACTCCCACTCTCGTAGACGCTCACAAAAACATTATCTGGTCCAAAAGTTTTTGCTAGATTAATCACCGCATCATTCCAATGGCTTCGCAGGATTGGTTCGTTGTTCCAGTGCATGCTCGCGATGAACAGCCGCTCGGGTCGAGGTGACAGGTGGTCCTTGGCCACATCCACAGTAGAAGCCTGATGATGGATATAAAGGGTTTCCAGTATCGTCCAGGTCACCATACAAAGTAACAGACCCTGGAGGAAGCGCCGGCGCAGGCTAAACCGGCGGGACAACCCATACCGAAGGAATGAGCTAGCATAGCTGGTAGTTGGAACCATTGAAGGAAGATTCAACGATCATGTCCTATTCATATATGATAATATGAATGCAACCGAGGAAGGTAGGTGGATCCGCATGGATGTCAGTGTATCGTAGAGCTGGCACCGAAGGGCAATCAATAGGAGACGATAATCAGCGACTGATCATGGAGAGAGTTCAGCTGGCCGGATTCTGCCAGTACCTACCGCCACAACACGCGATAACAGTGGACTCACGTGCGGTCTAGATGCCAATTATAGTATATCACAGGCCTCGGCGGTCAAAGCGCCGCGTGTTATGCCGGAGAACAACTTGGCTTTTTGACGAGTCTGGAAACACCTCCTGGAATACATAAAGACTGGTGTCAATAGCCAATGAAGCGAGGTTGCAAAGGATACCTgcatattattatattaaaacaACATCTCATATAATACACTCTAGGTTGGTATTAACTTCGCTCAAACTCACTGAAAGCTCCTATACAATTAGTATAACCCATAAGCTTTGAACAATTGAAGTTATCGAACACTCCTATATCGTAATAACTACATGGAATGAACCCTCTAATCTATATCCCCCCACTCCTCCTAAACCTCTGTCCCGCAGCATCCCCCGTCGCACCCGTAGCCGACGAACTCGCCGACGCCGCAATagcctctccctccaacctcctcctcagatCCTCATATCTCCCACCATCTGCCCCTCCAGCTCCATTTACAACCCTccgctctttctcccccaccatccaCGCCGGGACCCTCCACGCGCCAGTCCCAGGCAGAAACTCCATCCGCCAGGCCACACCAACCAGCCATCCCACCGCAGCGGGGACGACCATCGCCGGGAACTGCGACAAAGCCAATTGCGCAGCGACAATATACGTTGTAGATTTATCAGACAGTGTAAGAGTAAGGGACTTGCTGCTCTGTTGCGGTTGGTCTTTCGTCTCGTTCGAATCAGAAGCAGATGACGTGGAGATCCGGTAGCGGAAGGTAGATGGGATTGAGGCGTGGTATTGCGCTAATAAGGCGAAGATGGTCGCTACGGGTCCGGAGGGAAGGTAGTTCATTTTCTCGAGGGTGATGGgtcggaggacgaggatgaggaggagaggtgggaggagggttgtgTAAGGGAgtgtggtgaggaggaaggtcTATTAAGCCATTATTGCTTGTTAGTACTGCATCGATAGTATAGCTTGCAGATGTAGAATGGtataagaaaaagtaagGTAGAATAGAGTGACGTACGGCaaactttctttttccccaaGCGCGTTCGACAACTCGTAGATGATACACTAGCATCGCGGCGAACAGCGCCTCCGTCGAGTTCGCGAATCCGGCTACTTGCCACACCAGAATGCGCCAGAACTGTCCATATTGCCAGATGTGTGGCGCGACTTGGATACTAGTGAGGTGTTTAAGGTCGAAAATGGCGAGAGCCACTGAGGAGGCGATGGTgtagatgaggagggatttgGAGATCGAGGCGTTGGTGAGTCCGGAGGTTAACATCTTCGAGATGTTATTgtgaatttattaaatttatttagaatatgGAACTGGAGGTAATTTCTCCTGAATATTAAACAATAACTAGAGCATGAAGGCGATGTCTTATTAGTGGAGCGTCCTGGTGGTCGCGATGCTGGTCTGACAAGCTGgaaggaaggtggaggaagtgagGGACACGTCGCGTGAAGGGCGGGCCGAGGCGGAGGGGGCGGAGAGCGGAGGGCTCGGCATGCCGATCGAAGTACTTAAGAGTCCTGATTGACATTACAATGAATCGTTAATAGTCATTTATGTCTATTCTATCATACATTATCGCCATATCACGCAGATGGCATTTCCTTCATTTCTTCAGCCAACGCCTGGTTGTACTTTGCCAGCGCCGTTTCCAACGCCCGATTGGTCGGCCCCAGTAGTCGATTGACAGCCTGTTCACCTCCAGCCACACCAGCGAGATTGAGCTTGAGCTTCCTTCCTGTCCTTTCCAGCACTTCCCGGGCATGCTGCTTCAGTCGATCAACCTCAACTTGCCGCTCTGCCTCTGCGTCTTGCGCCACTGATTTTATGCGCTCCATGGCTCTGTTTAGGGACTCCACGAGCGAAGCTACCTCACCCGCGCGATCCGGATTCCCAGATAGGAATGCCTGCCAGAATTGATGCAAGAATTCAGTCGTCGTGGCATGCGTCAGCGTCAACCGGTCGTACAACGCAGTCGACAAACCGTACGTGCCGGCATTGCCTGATCCCTCTGTTTGGGATCGGCGGTCACGGATCGCTTCGAGAATTTGGTTTGAGGCGCGCTTCAAATTCACCCTAGAACCAATCACGTCTTCGAACTTTTGTTgatcctcgtcgtcatcctcctgcgGTTCTACCAGTCTCCCCAGCGGCGCGGCTCCGCCCTCTGGCAAATTTTCTTCTAGATCTCCCCGTAGCTTTCCGAGTATCTGATTCGGATCCTGCTGGGCAAATAGCTTGTTTTGCTCATCCTCCGCAGATTTCGAATGCGACGAGAAAAAGCGACTCTGGTCCTTCACGTTGAGGAGAATACGTTGCTGTTCCTCGTCCCCGCGTAAATCGCGCAGCTGCAGCTCGTTGTAtgtcccatcctcacccgtCTTGCCATCCGCCTCGCCATCGGCTGGTGCAACGTTCGCCATAATCTTCTCACTCAGACTGTTCAGTGTGCGGATAATGGGCACCTTTTCCACAGAGGACGGGCGCATGTCGAGATCGGGTCGGTTGCCTTGCCGTTGACTGTTGTTCACTTCATTTCCAGCCAAATCTAGGAAATGTGGAACATGCGCATCGCGCGGTAAATTTCCCGACTCATCCGCCTTGAGGTATTTATCCAGGATTATGTCCGTGGGATCCGTTTCAGAGATGCGCTCACCGCGCAGTTTCTTAAACAGCCGACTCTGGAAAAACCGAGACCAGAATTGCTGCTCGCTAAGCTTGGGTACATTCTCGTCGTATACCCGCTTCACAAGCGGGTGCTGATTAAAAATCAACTGGATCTGCTCCTTGCTAATATTCAGCTTTGTCACGCTATCCTCCACCCGCGGCTTCAATGTCGACAGCACATTGTACGATCCGCGTGTCTGCGACCGTTCGATCGCATGTGCGCGCAAAAGATGAAGTCGAGTAGACCAGAACTGCGTCATGAATTGTGAAGCAGACAGCGTATCCGGCTTGGTGTGTAATGACTCCATGAACATGCGCTGCAGAGTCGAATTCGATTTCAGCAGCGACTGCTGCAGCTCCACATCTCCTTGAAGCCGTTTGTCATCATCCCACGggctcttctctttccctgcCGATGAAACCGCATTCGCAATGGCCATAGCAGGAGAAACGCCTTCTTTAACGGGTGCACTCTGAGCTGTCTTTGCAGCTTGGATAGCGGCACTGAGCGCATCTCTGATGGCATCAGCTTCCGGTCGCGCGTTCGCTCCAGCTGTGAAGGAAAAGACATATTGTTCGGGTGAGCTGGCGGGGGCGTTCGGAGGGAGGACAAAGATCTTCAGCATCACTTTCGGGTTACTGGCGGGGGTCTGTTGCAAATCTATCTCATAGTCAGTATAATCGCGCCCGGTGAATCAAGGTAAAGACCACGACGTACTGGTAATCTGAGCAACAGGAAGAGTAATTGCACCAGCTGCACCGCCAGCCGCCGGGATCCAAGAGATCGACTGGCGGTCCTGGGCTATGGTCAGGGtgccatctttcttcttgtatGCCGCCGACCCGCTCGGAGGTGCCATCGTCATGGATCTCGACAGCGTCCACTGTCCTGGGCGGCGTCTAGGGATCCACCCATCGGGAGATTAAAATCCCACGGGAGAATCAGAAGGACAGGGCCTTCAAAGACGCGAGAGGTTTGAGTGGATGGGTTAAGATGCGAGTTTGTGAAAAGTACGAAGTTCCGCAATCAGTCAAGATGGAGGCACGTGATAGATATACTGCGACATGTGACTTGCTTGCTTAGTCAGGATGGCAGCCCTAACAAGCCAACCTTGAAGTACAGTTTTGCAGTCATAGACAGAATGTAAGTGATGAGTATGTCAGGCTGGATAGTTTTAGCCGACAATTTCTTTGTTAAATCTAGTGATTTCCGAGAGCATAGCATACATAGTACGGATGCCAAGGGTGCAATGAGATATCCATTGGGGTTTCTTCGACAAGAAGTTTTACTATGTCATCTTAGGGACTAGACAAGTTCAGTAGCGACTCCATTTGAAAGTACTGCATGGTAGCTAcaaatagaaagaaatatgTTCGGGCTTTTTCGTTAGATTGGGAGAGTGCAACCGACTTGTCCTTCAACTTCTATCCTTTTTCTTGTCACCAGAAACTATCCACAGCGATGTTCGACCAATTTTAGTGGAATATACCGGTCATTGAAGCGAGAATCAATATTTCATGAAAGGCTGGATGTTATTGAAAGATGCACCAACGGCATATCTCGAACAATAAGGGCATTTGCATACTAGACGTCGACGGACCTTTCCTTGAGACACGCATAAGAATGGTAACTAAAGCAAGAATTGAACAAAGAGTTGATTCAATAGTTTAAGTTCAGACGGTGAAATGCTGTGTAACTTTCCACTTCCCGGAAGTAATGCGGTCAGGGAGCCCTTATATCCGCTGCTCTGGCATCTAATGGAGGTGGAAAACACTTAAAAACGACAAATTCGCTTATCCAA harbors:
- the dscB gene encoding protein dscB (BUSCO:EOG09264W1U;~COG:S;~EggNog:ENOG410Q12X;~TransMembrane:3 (o15-31i52-76o88-111i)) → MLTSGLTNASISKSLLIYTIASSVALAIFDLKHLTSIQVAPHIWQYGQFWRILVWQVAGFANSTEALFAAMLVYHLRVVERAWGKRKFATFLLTTLPYTTLLPPLLLILVLRPITLEKMNYLPSGPVATIFALLAQYHASIPSTFRYRISTSSASDSNETKDQPQQSSKSLTLTLSDKSTTYIVAAQLALSQFPAMVVPAAVGWLVGVAWRMEFLPGTGAWRVPAWMVGEKERRVVNGAGGADGGRYEDLRRRLEGEAIAASASSSATGATGDAAGQRFRRSGGI
- the TFB1 gene encoding TFIIH subunit TFB1 family protein (BUSCO:EOG0926315C;~COG:K;~EggNog:ENOG410PKJY;~InterPro:IPR011993,IPR027079,IPR013876,IPR005607;~PFAM:PF03909,PF08567;~go_component: GO:0000439 - transcription factor TFIIH core complex [Evidence IEA];~go_process: GO:0006289 - nucleotide-excision repair [Evidence IEA];~go_process: GO:0006351 - transcription, DNA-templated [Evidence IEA]), with product MTMAPPSGSAAYKKKDGTLTIAQDRQSISWIPAAGGAAGAITLPVAQITNLQQTPASNPKVMLKIFVLPPNAPASSPEQYVFSFTAGANARPEADAIRDALSAAIQAAKTAQSAPVKEGVSPAMAIANAVSSAGKEKSPWDDDKRLQGDVELQQSLLKSNSTLQRMFMESLHTKPDTLSASQFMTQFWSTRLHLLRAHAIERSQTRGSYNVLSTLKPRVEDSVTKLNISKEQIQLIFNQHPLVKRVYDENVPKLSEQQFWSRFFQSRLFKKLRGERISETDPTDIILDKYLKADESGNLPRDAHVPHFLDLAGNEVNNSQRQGNRPDLDMRPSSVEKVPIIRTLNSLSEKIMANVAPADGEADGKTGEDGTYNELQLRDLRGDEEQQRILLNVKDQSRFFSSHSKSAEDEQNKLFAQQDPNQILGKLRGDLEENLPEGGAAPLGRLVEPQEDDDEDQQKFEDVIGSRVNLKRASNQILEAIRDRRSQTEGSGNAGTYGLSTALYDRLTLTHATTTEFLHQFWQAFLSGNPDRAGEVASLVESLNRAMERIKSVAQDAEAERQVEVDRLKQHAREVLERTGRKLKLNLAGVAGGEQAVNRLLGPTNRALETALAKYNQALAEEMKEMPSA